DNA from Roseimicrobium sp. ORNL1:
AGAGCCGTGTCCGGCTTGATGCCTCGATCCAGCGCGTTTTGGTAGTGCTGCCGTGCCTTTTCGTAGTTGGGAGGATTGCTGGTCACGTAGAGGACGGCCAGATTGAAGTGCGCATCGCCGTAGTTCGGGTCGATGGCGAGGGCGCTCTTGAATTCGGCCTCCGCCCGGCTCCGGTTGCTCATATTGCTGGCGATGATGCCCAGGTAGTGGTGGGCCTTCGAGTTGTTGCGGTCGTTGGCCACGGTCTTTTCGAAGGAGTTGAGCGCATCACTGAGCTTGTTCTGGCGGAAGTAGCACACGCCCAGGCTGTAGTGGGCCACGGAATTGTCTGGCGAGTAGACCAGGCACTTCTGGAAGAGCACCTCGGCTTCCTCATACTTCTTCTGCCGGAGCTTGATGCCGGCGAGGCTCGTCAGGGCAAAGGAGTTCTTCGGATTCACGCGCAGGGCGTCCTGCAGGCTCTGTTCGGCGGCGACGTAGTCGCTGCGGAGGATGGCCGAGTCCGCGGCCGCCATGAGGGTCTCCTCGGAGGAGCCATTGACGCTGGCTGGAGGGGCGGCAGGCTTGGGAGTATTGTCGCTGCCAGCCGCCTCGGGGGCTTGGGCTGGGGCGCTGGGAGGTGCTGCCATGCCTGAGCGGGCTTCCAGCGTGGCGGTCACACCACTGGCGGCCAGGATTTCCTTGAGCTCGGGCTCGGTGAAGAGGGACTCTTCTCCCACGGAGATTTGGATCTTGCCGGAGGTGAGGTCCTCCAGGTTCTCCATCAGCGTCTGCGAGGTGCTCTCCATCTTCTTCATTTCCGCGATCACCAGTTCCTTCGCCTGGCGGGCGCGTTCCTGCTGGCGGAGCTGGCGCATGATGATGGCGCGCAGAGCCTTGTTCTCTTCAGCAGCCTTGGCATCTTCAGGAGAGGCGCTCTTGACGGACTTGCCGGAGCTGGCGAGTTCCTTGCTCATCTCCTTGTACTTCATCGTGAGTTCCGCCACCTGCGTCTGGTAGGCGGTGTTCTCCTGGCGAAGCTTGGCCAGTTCGGACTGGATGCCGGTGATCTGCGTCTTGAGAGCCACGATTTCCTGGTCCTTCTTTTCGCTCTCGGACTTCAGCTTCTCCACCTGGGCCTTCGCGGTCTCCAGTTCCTTCTTGATGCGGGTGTTCTCCGCAATCAGCTTGGTCATCTCCTCGGGCTTCGCGTTGCCTTTCTTGGCATCTTCCAGTTCCGCAGTGAGCTTCTTCTGGTCTTCCATGATGGCGGCCTTCTCCTTCTGGAGGGACTCGATGACCTTGCCAGACTCTTCAAATTCCTTGGTCTTGGCCGCGAGCATGTCATTCACAATCTTCGATTCACTGCGCAGGCGCTGGAGTTCCTGCTGCGTGGCCACATCCGAGCTGCTGGCCTCCTTGTTCATGCTTTCCATGCGCTTCATCAGGTCGGATTGCATGCCCTTGAGTTGGTCACGCTCCTGGGCGGCGCCCATGTAACCGCGGGAGTAGACGTCCAGGTCCTGCAACAGCTTTTGGTTGCTGCGCTCCAGTTCCTGGATTTTCTGCTGCTGCTGCTGGAACTGCTGGTTGAGTGCGTCCACCGGGCTGGTGCCGGGACTCAGCGTGGGAGCTTGCATGGGGGCCTGAGGTGTCACCGCGTAGGTGCCGGGCTGGGGAACCGGGGGCATAGGCAGCGGCGCAGAGGTGGCCGGCATCACCGGGACCTGCTGGACGGGAGCTGCCGGCGCGGCGTTCAGACCGCTGACATTGTACCCCAGGCGTTGCAGGCCGGTGACGACGATGCGCAGGCGGTAGCCCACCACGTCTGGCTGCCAGTCGGGATAGTTCTGCGAGACGGAGCTGATGATGCGATAGGCATCCAGGTAGGCGCGGATGGCCGAATCCTTCTTGCCTTCCTGCTCGAGCTTTTCGCCCTGTTTCCAGAGCTGGTAGCCATCGAAGAAGACATCACCGCCAACACTGCCGGACTGGGCGGGGGCCAGCGCAAGGCTGCAAAGGAGCCAGCTAAGGACGAGAAGAGGGAGTCTGGGCATAGATCGGGGCAATAAAATAAAAGCACGTAGATTAACCGCTGCGTGGGGACTTGTCCATGCCCAGGAACGGCCCAGAATCGCACGGCGGGCAGGCGTTTCGCACGCTGTGACGGTGGGCGAACGGTTCCCGACCATGCAACGGGCGCAAATCCAGTGATTTACGGGCACGAGCCTTCGCCTCTCCCCTCACGCGAGGGCAAGCAGGCTGCTTTCGCGCGTCCTCAGGACGCGCGAGGGGAAACATCGATTACTTCCTCAGATCGTAAGCGGCCATGAAGTATTGCACCGGACTGTCTTTGGAGTGGAGCACGATCGCCAGCCCCGGATTTGAGGTGCTGAAGGAGTAAAGCGTCGGATTGTTCGGCGATTCTCGAACTTGAGGCTCTCCGTATTTCGCCACAAAATCCTCGAAACGGCTGCCCACGCCTAGGCCCTCCGTGGTCTTGACGTTGTCTGAGTTTACCTGGAGTTGGGCAAACTGCCCGTTGTAGGCATTGAACCGCAACGTGATCCCATAGTTGCCCGGTACTTGCACAGCCAGATTGGCCTTCTTTCGCGGAGGCTCCATGAACTCAGTGAATTTGCGCACGGCCGCCGCTCGCTCTTCGGGAGCATTGAAGAAGAGCGCTGCGATCACATCCGCACCGTCCTGCTTGAATCTGATTCCCTCAAAGGTTGCTGCCTTCGTATCGAGGAGAAACTCCCTTTGCTTCTGCGGCAGCGGGGCCGGTGCTTGGGCATTCGAACGCAGACTTCCTGTCAGCAAGGAGACGAGGGTGAGAGACAGGGTGCACAACAGCGGAGTGAAGGTCAGATTCATAAGCTGCATCAGGTGGATATCGCGATCTTCTTTGTGCGATATAGAAGTGTAATGACTGGCGAAGGATGGAGCAAGACTGAAATGGAAAGGGCGGCTGAACCCACCTTCATTCCGCAATCGTTGCGACCGCTTGATTGACAAAACTTTCCCGCTACCGAACACTGGCCGCAGAGTTAACAAAAGTGGTTCAGATAGAAAGGCTGAAAACATGATGAGGAACTCAATCTTGCTGCTCGGGCTGCTTTTTGCCGGCATTGCAAACGCCCAGACCGCTTCACCAGCGCCGACTCCAGCTCCGCCGGTGGTCCTGTTTCAGAACGTTCGTATCTTCGACGGCAAGAAGAGTGAGCTGTCTCCGCCGTCTCATGTGCTGGTGCGAGGTAACAAGATCGAGAAAATTTCGGATCGCCCCATCCCGATCGAAAACGAAGCGAATGCCACGACGATCGACGGAACGGGCAAGACCCTCATTCCCGGGCTGATCGACATGCATTGGCACACGATTCTGGTGCGACCGACCGCATTGCAGGCCATCGAGGGAGATGTTGGTCATGTCACGCTGATGGCGGGTGCCGAGGCTACTGATACGCTCATGCGCGGCTTCACCACGGTGCGGGATCTGGGCGGGCCGGCCTTCGGATTGAAGCGCGCGATTGACGAGGGTACTGTCGTTGGCCCTCGCATCTACCCATGCGGCGCGATCATCAGCATCACGGGAGGACATGGCGATTTCCGGCGTCCGTCGGAGATTCCCCGCGAACTCGGAGGCAGGCTGGCACGCATGTCACAGGTGGGCGGCAGCATGATTGCCGATAATCCCGATGAGGTACGCTTGCGCGTCCGGGAGCAATTGATGCTCGGCGCGACCCAAATCAAACTGACGGCCGGTGGCGGAGTGGCATCCCCACACAGTCCTTTGGACGTCTCCACCTTCAGCGAGGCTGAACTCCGGGCTGCCGTGGAAGCGGCGGAGAACTGGGGAACGTACGTCACCGTCCACGCCTACACACCTCAGTCCATCCAGCGCTCCATCAATGCCGGGGTGAAGTGCATCGAACACGGCCATCTCATGGACGAGGAGACGGCGAAGTTGATCGCTGAGAAGGGCGTCTGGCTGAGCACGCAGCCTTTTCCTGATGAAATTGCAAATGCCTTCCCTCCCGGTTCCTTTGAGCGTGAGAAGGCGATGAAGGTGCTGACCGGTGTGGAGACGGTGTATGGCTTCGTGAAGAAGTACAAGCTGAAGACCGCCTTCGGGACGGACGTCCTTTTCTCACGGGCACTGGCGCAGAAGCAGGGTGCGCTCCTGGCGAAGTTGTCACGCTGGTTCACACCGGCAGAAGCATTGAAGATGGCCACTTCCACCAATGCCGAACTCCTCTCACTCTGCGGGCTGAGGAATCCCTATCCGGGCAAGCTTGGCGTCGTGGAAGAGGGCGCACTGGCAGACTTGCTTCTGGTCAATGGCGATCCACTGGTGAACCTCGAATTGATCGCGGATCCGGCGAAAAACTTCCTCGTGATCATGAAGGACGGAACGGTCCACAAAAACACGCTCGGCGCCCGCGCGCAGTAGCTTAGCAGACGTGCTTGTGCTTCACGCGTACGTCCGCAGGACGTCGTGCACACCCTCCACGGCCATCCCGCCTTCACCCACGGCGGCAGCGCAGCGTTTCACGGAACCGGAGCGCACGTCCCCTGCGGCGAAGACTCCTGGTATGCTTGTCTCAAGCGCACCAGGTATCCGCTCTGCCCCTTTCCATGCGGGTGAATTCGCGACGGCCGCGCCGGTCTTGACGAAGCCTTTTTCGTCGCGCTCGATTTCGGGCGGCAGCCAGTCGGTGCACGGCTTGGCGCCAATCATGGAAAAGACGGCGGGTGTTTGCACGGTGCGACGCTCGTGGGTGACCGTGTTCTCCAGTTCCACGGCTTCGAGAAGCTTTCCGCCCATCATCTTCCGAATCTCGGTGTGGCACAGCATCTCGATATTCTCTTTCGCCTCCACGCGCCGGGACAGGTAACTGGACATGGTGGAGGAAAGGCCCGCGCCACGGATCACCAGCACCACCTTCGCCGCATGTTCGGAGAGATACATCGCGGCCTGCCCGGCGGAGTTACCCGCTCCAGTCACCACCACCGTGGAGCCTTTGCAGAGGCGGGACTCACGCGCTGTTGCCGCGTAGTAGACACCGTTGCTCTCGAAGTCTTCACGACCCTCAGCATCGAGCCGGTGGTACTGCGCGCCCGTGGCGATGATAGCGCACTTGGCACGCAGGATGGCATGGCATCCATCCGACTGCAGGCTCACGCGATATTCGCCACTGCTGAAGCTCATGGTCAGCGCTCGCGAAGGCATGGAGAAGCTGGCACCGAACCGGTGCGCCTGAAGCTGCGCGCTGTACGTCAGATCTCCACCGCCGATGCCCGTGGGGAAGCCGAAGAAATTTTCGATCAACGACGAAGATCCCGCCTGCCCACCGGGCGCATAGCTCTCCAGGACGATGGTTTTGAGTCCTTCAGAAGCGGCATAGACCGCTGCGCCCAGCCCCGCCGGTCCTGCGCCTATGATGACGAGGTCACAGAAGACTTCGCTTTCGTCCTCGCCGACCGGAGCCCGCAACAGGCCGGCGATGCGGGCCGCCTCACGAAGGGAAGGGCGGCGTAGGGGCATGCCGTTTCCCGTGATGAGCGCGGGTAGATCCTGCGAGGCCAGATGCAGGCGGGAGCACAACTGCTTTCCATGTTCCGACTCGAACGTGATCAGGCGGTGTGGGATGTGATTCTTGTCGAGGAAGTCATCGAGTTGCCGCCCTTCACGTGAACTCTCATGCGAAAGGATGCGCAACCCTGCGAACTCCTTGTCCCGCTCCAGTCGCTGCCGCCGCATGATGAAGGAGCGCACGAGCATCTCGCTCACCCCGGGCAACTCCGCGAGCGCCTGCCGGACTGCCTTGGCAGGCACCTGGAGGATCTCCGCTTCCTCGGACCGGCCGCGTGCACTCGCCAGGGATGCTGTGCCGGTGAGCATGCCTACTTCACCCATGTATTCACGTGGCTCGGCGATTCCCAGAATCTGCTCCTCGTCCTCGCGTGTTTCAAACGCCTCCACCTCGCCTTGAAGGACGATGGTGAGTGGGACTTCCCGCTGTCCGGCCTTAAAAATGATTTCGCCGCGGCGCACAATGCGTTTTGTGCCCAATGGGGCCAGCATGGCGAGCTGCCGATCAGTCAGCTTCGGATGAGCCACGCTCTCCGTGTCGCGGTAGAACTGCTCGTCACTTTCGTCGTCAGTCATAGGCTTGGCGCTAGAGATGCCTCTTCTCTTCTTCGACGCGTCCCGCACCATGTCAAGGCTGCTTGCGCAACTCTGGTGAGAGCGTTTCCCTACGTTTCCCCAACGACCACAGCAGGCACGGGCTGCTTCATGCAGAGCCGCCGGTGACTGTAGAGGAGCACACCCGCGCTGAGCCCAAAGAGAAGGCTTCCCCCGGCCATGGCCACACGCAAACCGACAAGGTCCGCGATCTCTGAAACCGCCAGCCCGGAGAACGGCAGTACGCCAAAGAAACTCAGCCCGAGGATCGCGGAGACTCTGCCGCGGATGGCATCCGGGGCGCGCTCCTGCACAATCGTATTGGCCAGGCCGAACATGGTGGAGGTGCCAAGCGTCAGCACGCTCATGGCTGCGATTGCCTGCCAGAAGTGCTGGGCGAGCGCCAGACTCAGCATGCACACACAAACCACCGCAGCACCCCAGCGCATGTACATGGCACGGCGATCCGATTTGATGGTGAGGAGCCAGAGGGAACCGAGAAAGGCGCCGATACCGGAGGAGGCCATCAGCAAACCGTGCGACTGCGCATCGATGTGCAGGACGTGCCGCGAGTAGAGCGGCATGGTGATCATGAAGAAGGGCGAGATGCAGGTGGTAAGCGTGGCCAGCAGCCAGATCATGGCCAGCGTGGGCTTGTCCCTCCGCACATAGTCGAAGCCCTCCTTCATCCCCGTCTGCCGCATGGCTTCCTCTTCCTCGGTGCCGGGCGGGCGCGGATGCAGCGTGAGCATCGCCATAATGAGAGCCACGAAGCTCAGCGCATTTGCATAGAATGCGGAAGCCGTGCCCAGCCACCCAATGAGCCAGCCTCCGATGGCTGGCCCTGCGAGCCGGGTGGCGTGGAAGGTGGAGCGATCCACCGCGATGGCGGCCTTGAGCTGGCTACGCTCCACCAATTCCGGTACGAGCGCCGCTGCCGCCGGCATTTCAAAGGCGGTGCTGATTCCCAACAGCACGCCGGCCACCACCACATGCCAGACCGCGATCTGGCCGCTCCCGACCAGCCAGCCGATGGAGATGGCCAGCACAATCTGGACGACCTGCGTGATGATGAGAATACGGCGCTTGTCATACCGATCCGCCGCGAGGCCGCCGTGCATGGTCAGGAGGAGCATGGGAATCCCTGAACAGAAATGGATCAGGCCGAGTGTGAACGCACTCGAGGTGAGTCCCGCTACCACCCAGCCCTGGGCCGTCTGCTGCATCCAGGTGCCCAGCATCGAGATTGTCTCGCCCGTCATGTACCGGCGGAAGGGAGCGTGGCGCAGGACATGCCAGGCCGGGCCGGATGGGGAAGAGGCGTGCTCGCTCACAGAAAAGGAAGGCCGGCAGTCTGGATCAAAACGCACCGGATTCCAACGATACGGCGCTCGTGCCGCGGTGGGCTGGACGGGCGAAAGCGAAGGGGACTGTATCCTGTCCTACTCGTGGCGGTGAATGATGTGCTCCGCGGCGAAGCGCACCTTGGGAAGGGTGGCGTAGCGGTCACTTTCAGAGCGGTAGCCCGCAGGGCAGAGCACCGTGGCCGTGTATCCGTCCGCGGCGAGCCCGAGTTCCTCGTCGTACTTGTCCGGCATGAAGCCCTCCATGGGACACGAGTCCACGCCCAGCATGGCGCAGGAGGCCATGAACTGGCCCAAGGCGATGTAGGCCTGGCGGACGGCCCACTCCGTCACCATGTTGCTGCGTCCTCCCGTGACGATGTCTCCGAGAATGCCCTTGCGCATCTTCGCCAGGGAATCTGCCGTGCCGCCGCGCAGCTCGATAATGCGCTGAAGGAAGCGATCCACATGCGCCTCGTCCATGGTCTTCTTCACGCACATGATGACCAGGTGGGAGGAGTCCGCCACCTGGCGCTGCCGGTAGGTGAAGGGCACCAGCCGTTCCCGCAGTTCGGATTCCGTGATGACCACAAACTTCCATGGCTGCAGGCCATAGGAAGAAGGCGTGAGAATCAGGGATGCCTCCAGCGCCGCCCAGGTTTCCGCAGGGATCTTCTTGGTCGGATCAAAGACCTGCGTGGCATAGCGCCACTCAAGCGCCTCAATGAGCTGGCTGGGCGGGATGGGAGTCATGAAAAGGATTGATGGGAGTAACGACGTTCCATGAGTCGTTCAGGGGGCTTCTTTCGCCTGGGCACGCTAGCGAAGGGCCTCGCAGTCGGAAACTCTGAAGGAAACGATCTTCATCTCATACGGCGGAGATGTACATGCAGTCTTTGAATGTACTCGCGAAAGTCACCGTCGGGCGAGGCGG
Protein-coding regions in this window:
- a CDS encoding tetratricopeptide repeat protein — translated: MPRLPLLVLSWLLCSLALAPAQSGSVGGDVFFDGYQLWKQGEKLEQEGKKDSAIRAYLDAYRIISSVSQNYPDWQPDVVGYRLRIVVTGLQRLGYNVSGLNAAPAAPVQQVPVMPATSAPLPMPPVPQPGTYAVTPQAPMQAPTLSPGTSPVDALNQQFQQQQQKIQELERSNQKLLQDLDVYSRGYMGAAQERDQLKGMQSDLMKRMESMNKEASSSDVATQQELQRLRSESKIVNDMLAAKTKEFEESGKVIESLQKEKAAIMEDQKKLTAELEDAKKGNAKPEEMTKLIAENTRIKKELETAKAQVEKLKSESEKKDQEIVALKTQITGIQSELAKLRQENTAYQTQVAELTMKYKEMSKELASSGKSVKSASPEDAKAAEENKALRAIIMRQLRQQERARQAKELVIAEMKKMESTSQTLMENLEDLTSGKIQISVGEESLFTEPELKEILAASGVTATLEARSGMAAPPSAPAQAPEAAGSDNTPKPAAPPASVNGSSEETLMAAADSAILRSDYVAAEQSLQDALRVNPKNSFALTSLAGIKLRQKKYEEAEVLFQKCLVYSPDNSVAHYSLGVCYFRQNKLSDALNSFEKTVANDRNNSKAHHYLGIIASNMSNRSRAEAEFKSALAIDPNYGDAHFNLAVLYVTSNPPNYEKARQHYQNALDRGIKPDTALERLLKAPGSPAVQTKSATASAQ
- a CDS encoding amidohydrolase family protein — protein: MMRNSILLLGLLFAGIANAQTASPAPTPAPPVVLFQNVRIFDGKKSELSPPSHVLVRGNKIEKISDRPIPIENEANATTIDGTGKTLIPGLIDMHWHTILVRPTALQAIEGDVGHVTLMAGAEATDTLMRGFTTVRDLGGPAFGLKRAIDEGTVVGPRIYPCGAIISITGGHGDFRRPSEIPRELGGRLARMSQVGGSMIADNPDEVRLRVREQLMLGATQIKLTAGGGVASPHSPLDVSTFSEAELRAAVEAAENWGTYVTVHAYTPQSIQRSINAGVKCIEHGHLMDEETAKLIAEKGVWLSTQPFPDEIANAFPPGSFEREKAMKVLTGVETVYGFVKKYKLKTAFGTDVLFSRALAQKQGALLAKLSRWFTPAEALKMATSTNAELLSLCGLRNPYPGKLGVVEEGALADLLLVNGDPLVNLELIADPAKNFLVIMKDGTVHKNTLGARAQ
- a CDS encoding cyclic nucleotide-binding domain-containing thioredoxin-disulfide reductase — translated: MTDDESDEQFYRDTESVAHPKLTDRQLAMLAPLGTKRIVRRGEIIFKAGQREVPLTIVLQGEVEAFETREDEEQILGIAEPREYMGEVGMLTGTASLASARGRSEEAEILQVPAKAVRQALAELPGVSEMLVRSFIMRRQRLERDKEFAGLRILSHESSREGRQLDDFLDKNHIPHRLITFESEHGKQLCSRLHLASQDLPALITGNGMPLRRPSLREAARIAGLLRAPVGEDESEVFCDLVIIGAGPAGLGAAVYAASEGLKTIVLESYAPGGQAGSSSLIENFFGFPTGIGGGDLTYSAQLQAHRFGASFSMPSRALTMSFSSGEYRVSLQSDGCHAILRAKCAIIATGAQYHRLDAEGREDFESNGVYYAATARESRLCKGSTVVVTGAGNSAGQAAMYLSEHAAKVVLVIRGAGLSSTMSSYLSRRVEAKENIEMLCHTEIRKMMGGKLLEAVELENTVTHERRTVQTPAVFSMIGAKPCTDWLPPEIERDEKGFVKTGAAVANSPAWKGAERIPGALETSIPGVFAAGDVRSGSVKRCAAAVGEGGMAVEGVHDVLRTYA
- a CDS encoding MFS transporter; this translates as MRFDPDCRPSFSVSEHASSPSGPAWHVLRHAPFRRYMTGETISMLGTWMQQTAQGWVVAGLTSSAFTLGLIHFCSGIPMLLLTMHGGLAADRYDKRRILIITQVVQIVLAISIGWLVGSGQIAVWHVVVAGVLLGISTAFEMPAAAALVPELVERSQLKAAIAVDRSTFHATRLAGPAIGGWLIGWLGTASAFYANALSFVALIMAMLTLHPRPPGTEEEEAMRQTGMKEGFDYVRRDKPTLAMIWLLATLTTCISPFFMITMPLYSRHVLHIDAQSHGLLMASSGIGAFLGSLWLLTIKSDRRAMYMRWGAAVVCVCMLSLALAQHFWQAIAAMSVLTLGTSTMFGLANTIVQERAPDAIRGRVSAILGLSFFGVLPFSGLAVSEIADLVGLRVAMAGGSLLFGLSAGVLLYSHRRLCMKQPVPAVVVGET
- a CDS encoding NAD(P)H-dependent oxidoreductase, which produces MTPIPPSQLIEALEWRYATQVFDPTKKIPAETWAALEASLILTPSSYGLQPWKFVVITESELRERLVPFTYRQRQVADSSHLVIMCVKKTMDEAHVDRFLQRIIELRGGTADSLAKMRKGILGDIVTGGRSNMVTEWAVRQAYIALGQFMASCAMLGVDSCPMEGFMPDKYDEELGLAADGYTATVLCPAGYRSESDRYATLPKVRFAAEHIIHRHE